From one Lolium rigidum isolate FL_2022 chromosome 4, APGP_CSIRO_Lrig_0.1, whole genome shotgun sequence genomic stretch:
- the LOC124650501 gene encoding cytochrome P450 714D1-like: MQARLHAVAAEDGGARDFQRDGFDDYCKRIFPYFDKWRKAYGDTYLYWLRQRPALYVTDPELISEIGRCVSLDMGKPKYLQKGQEPIFGAGILKSNGACWARQRKAAVDGAKGGAGVAAVEVDADIRSFSFDVISRACFGTDHSRGKEIFLRLRALSGLMAETSVIFAIPSLRYLPTEKNRRIWKLTQEIRSLILELARGRRAETAEQRDFLSSIIESSGDQPRPDDFVVDNCKNIFFAGHETSAVTATWCLMLLAAHPEWQERARAEVLEVCGAAAAEPDFDMVSRMKTLGMVVQETLRLFPPSSFVVRETFRDMRLGRLHAPKGTYLFVPISAMHHDAASWGPTSRRFDPGRFKDGVAAACKHPQAAFMPFGLGARTCLGQNLANVEVKTLLAVVLARFAFTLSPDYRHSPAFRFIIEPEFGLRLLIRRVGATQDGCN; encoded by the exons ATGCAGGCGAGGCTGCACGCCGTcgcggcggaggacggcggcgcgAGGGACTTCCAGAGGGACGGCTTCGACGACTACTGCAAGAGGATCTTCCCCTACTTCGACAAGTGGAGGAAAGCCTACG GTGACACGTACCTGTACTGGCTCCGGCAACGGCCGGCGCTGTACGTGACGGACCCGGAGCTGATCAGCGAGATCGGGCGGTGCGTGTCGCTGGACATGGGCAAGCCCAAGTACCTGCAAAAGGGGCAGGAGCCTATCTTCGGCGCCGGCATCCTCAAGTCCAACGGCGCCTGCTGGGCACGCCAGCGCAAG GCCGCAGTAGATGGCGCAAAGGGCGGCGCCGGCGTCGCCGCGGTGGAGGTCGACGCCGACATCCGGAGCTTCTCGTTCGACGTCATCTCCAGGGCCTGCTTCGGGACGGATCACTCCAGGGGGAAGGAGATCTTCCTCCGGCTCCGGGCGCTGTCCGGGCTCATGGCCGAGACCAGCGTCATCTTCGCCATCCCGTCGCTGAGGTACCTGCCGACGGAGAAGAACCGGCGTATCTGGAAGCTCACGCAGGAGATCCGGTCGCTGATACTGGAGCTTGCGAGGGGGCGCCGGGCGGAGACGGCGGAGCAGCGCGACTTCCTGAGCTCCATCATCGAGAGCAGCGGCGACCAGCCACGGCCGGACGACTTCGTGGTGGACAACTGCAAGAACATCTTCTTCGCGGGCCACGAGACGAGCGCGGTCACCGCCACCTGGTGCCTCATgctgctggccgcgcacccggagTGGCAGGAGCGGGCGCGCGCCGAGGTCCTCGAGGTCtgcggcgccgccgcggcggAGCCGGACTTCGACATGGTCTCCAGGATGAAGACGCTGGGCATGGTGGTACAGGAGACGCTGCGGCTCTTCCCGCCGTCCTCGTTCGTGGTCCGGGAGACGTTCCGCGACATGCGCCTGGGCCGGCTGCACGCGCCCAAGGGCACGTACCTCTTCGTGCCGATCTCCGCCATGCACCACGACGCGGCGTCGTGGGGCCCGACCTCGCGCCGCTTCGACCCGGGAAGGTTcaaggacggcgtggcggcggcgtgcAAGCACCCGCAGGCGGCGTTCATGCCCTTCGGACTCGGCGCGCGCACCTGCCTCGGCCAGAACCTCGCCAACGTCGAGGTCAAGACGctcctcgccgtcgtcctcgcGCGGTTCGCCTTCACGCTCTCGCCGGACTACAGGCACTCCCCGGCGTTCCGGTTCATCATCGAGCCGGAGTTCGGGCTGCGCCTTCTCATACGCCGTGTTGGCGCAACTCAGGACGGCTGCAATTGA